A genome region from Streptomyces sp. NBC_01296 includes the following:
- a CDS encoding dihydrolipoamide acetyltransferase family protein: MTIREFKMPDVGEGLTEAEILKWYVQPGDTVTDGQVVCEVETAKAAVELPIPFDGVVHALLFEEGTTVDVGQVIISVQTGPAEAEAPAAAVAAPAAAPAAAEAPAAAPAPAARQPVLVGYGVSEASTKRRPRKAVPGAPGVAAAPAAPAAPAVAVEQNGTAAAAAGLNGNGHAGGERPLAKPPVRKLAKDLGIDLASVVPTGEGGVVTREDVHAAAAAAIAPQAAVAQAPAAAAAVPAQAQVQAVAPASVPGEASARETRIPVKGVRKVTAQAMVGSAFTAPHVTEFITFDVTRTMKLVQELKDDPDLAGLRINPLLLIAKAVLVAVRRNPDVNASWDEAAQEIVLKHYVNLGIAAATPRGLIVPNIKDAHAKTLPELSRALSELVTTARDGKTSPADMQNGTLTITNVGVFGVDTGTPILNPGESAILAVGAIKLQPWVHKGKVKARHVTTLALSFDHRLIDGELGSRFLADIAAVLEHPRRLITWS, from the coding sequence ATGACCATCCGCGAATTCAAGATGCCCGATGTGGGCGAGGGCCTCACCGAGGCCGAGATCCTCAAGTGGTACGTCCAGCCGGGTGACACGGTCACCGACGGCCAGGTCGTCTGCGAGGTCGAGACGGCGAAGGCGGCCGTGGAGCTGCCGATCCCGTTCGACGGGGTCGTGCACGCGCTGCTCTTCGAGGAGGGCACCACGGTCGACGTCGGCCAGGTGATCATCTCCGTGCAGACGGGTCCGGCCGAAGCGGAGGCCCCGGCCGCTGCGGTGGCCGCTCCTGCTGCCGCCCCGGCTGCGGCCGAGGCTCCCGCCGCGGCGCCGGCCCCCGCGGCCCGCCAGCCCGTCCTGGTGGGCTACGGGGTCTCCGAAGCCTCCACCAAGCGCCGCCCGCGCAAGGCGGTGCCCGGCGCGCCCGGCGTCGCCGCGGCGCCGGCCGCGCCGGCCGCGCCGGCGGTCGCGGTCGAGCAGAACGGCACCGCCGCTGCGGCCGCCGGGCTGAACGGCAACGGGCACGCCGGCGGGGAGCGCCCGCTGGCGAAGCCGCCGGTGCGCAAGCTCGCCAAGGACCTCGGGATCGACCTGGCCTCCGTGGTTCCCACCGGGGAGGGCGGGGTCGTGACCCGCGAGGACGTGCACGCCGCCGCCGCGGCGGCGATCGCCCCGCAGGCCGCGGTCGCGCAGGCTCCGGCCGCTGCCGCCGCCGTGCCCGCGCAGGCCCAGGTCCAGGCCGTGGCTCCCGCCTCGGTTCCCGGCGAGGCGTCGGCCCGCGAGACCCGGATCCCGGTCAAGGGCGTCCGCAAGGTCACCGCGCAGGCCATGGTCGGCTCCGCGTTCACCGCGCCGCACGTCACCGAGTTCATCACCTTCGACGTGACCCGCACGATGAAGCTGGTCCAGGAGCTCAAGGACGACCCGGACCTCGCCGGTCTGCGGATCAACCCGCTGCTCCTGATCGCCAAGGCCGTCCTCGTGGCCGTCCGCCGCAACCCGGACGTCAACGCGTCCTGGGACGAGGCGGCCCAGGAGATCGTGCTCAAGCACTACGTCAACCTGGGCATCGCGGCGGCCACCCCGCGCGGCCTGATCGTCCCGAACATCAAGGACGCGCACGCCAAGACGCTGCCCGAGCTGTCGAGGGCCCTGTCCGAGCTGGTCACCACGGCCCGCGACGGCAAGACCTCCCCGGCCGACATGCAGAACGGCACCCTCACCATCACCAACGTCGGCGTCTTCGGCGTGGACACCGGTACGCCCATCCTGAACCCCGGCGAGTCCGCGATCCTCGCGGTCGGCGCGATCAAGCTCCAGCCGTGGGTCCACAAGGGCAAGGTGAAGGCGCGCCACGTCACCACCCTGGCGCTGTCGTTCGACCACCGGCTCATCGACGGTGAGCTCGGCTCCCGCTTCCTGGCGGACATCGCGGCCGTCCTGGAGCACCCGCGCCGGCTCATCACCTGGTCGTAG
- a CDS encoding alpha-ketoacid dehydrogenase subunit beta produces MAVEKMSIAKALNESLRKALETDPKVLIMGEDVGKLGGVFRITDGLQKDFGEERVIDTPLAESGIVGTAIGLALRGYRPVVEIQFDGFVFPAYDQIVTQLAKMHARALGKVKMPVVIRIPYAGGIGAVEHHSESPEALFAHVPGLKVVSPSNPSDAYWMLQQAILSNDPVIFFEPKRRYWDKGEVDTDAIPESLHAARVAREGSDLTLAAYGPMVKVCLEAAAAAAEEGKSVEVVDLRSMSPIDFDGLQASVEKTRRLVVVHEAPVFLGTGAEIAARITERCFYHLEAPVLRVGGFHAPYPPARLEDEYLPGLDRVLDAVDRSLAY; encoded by the coding sequence ATGGCTGTCGAGAAGATGTCGATCGCGAAGGCGCTCAACGAGTCCCTGCGCAAGGCCCTGGAGACGGACCCGAAGGTCCTGATCATGGGCGAGGACGTCGGCAAGCTGGGCGGTGTCTTCCGGATCACCGACGGCCTGCAGAAGGACTTCGGCGAGGAGCGGGTCATCGACACCCCGCTCGCCGAGTCCGGCATCGTCGGCACGGCGATCGGCCTCGCGCTGCGCGGCTACCGCCCGGTGGTGGAGATCCAGTTCGACGGGTTCGTCTTCCCCGCGTACGACCAGATCGTCACGCAGCTCGCGAAGATGCACGCGCGGGCGCTGGGCAAGGTCAAGATGCCGGTCGTCATCCGCATCCCGTACGCGGGCGGCATCGGCGCGGTGGAGCACCACTCGGAGTCCCCCGAGGCGCTGTTCGCGCACGTCCCGGGCCTGAAGGTGGTCTCCCCGTCGAACCCGAGCGACGCGTACTGGATGCTCCAGCAGGCGATCCTCAGCAACGACCCGGTGATCTTCTTCGAGCCGAAGCGGCGCTACTGGGACAAGGGCGAGGTCGACACCGACGCGATCCCGGAATCCCTGCACGCGGCGCGGGTGGCGCGTGAGGGCTCGGACCTCACCCTGGCGGCCTACGGCCCGATGGTGAAGGTCTGCCTGGAGGCGGCGGCCGCGGCGGCCGAGGAGGGCAAGTCGGTGGAGGTCGTGGACCTGCGCTCGATGTCCCCGATCGACTTCGACGGGCTGCAGGCCTCCGTGGAGAAGACCCGCCGGCTCGTGGTCGTCCACGAGGCCCCGGTGTTCCTGGGCACGGGCGCGGAGATCGCCGCCCGCATCACGGAGCGGTGCTTCTACCACCTGGAGGCTCCGGTGCTGCGCGTGGGCGGTTTCCACGCTCCGTACCCGCCGGCCCGCCTGGAGGACGAGTACCTGCCGGGCCTGGACAGGGTGCTCGACGCCGTCGACCGCTCGCTGGCGTACTGA
- the pdhA gene encoding pyruvate dehydrogenase (acetyl-transferring) E1 component subunit alpha — MTVESTAARKPRRSSGTKRAAGAASAAKAPAAKAVATAQNAEPQLVQLLTPEGERVSAADNPDAAEFLSFVEDITTEDLRGLYRDMVLTRRFDGEATALQRQGELGLWASLLGQEAAQIGSGRALRDDDYVFPTYREHGVAWCRGVDPTNLLGMFRGVNHGGWDPNTNNFHLYTIVIGSQTLHATGYAMGVAKDGADSAVIAYFGDGASSQGDVAEAFTFSAVYNSPVVFFCQNNQWAISEPTERQMRVPLYQRAQGFGFPGIRVDGNDVLACLAVTRWALERARRGEGPTLVEAFTYRMAAHTTSDDPTKYRRDEETASWEAKDPILRLKTYLLASGGADEAFFEALEAESETLGKRVREVVRAMPDPDTMAIFENVYADGHALVDEERAQFAAYLASFEEGH; from the coding sequence GTGACCGTGGAGAGCACTGCCGCGCGCAAGCCGCGACGCAGCAGCGGCACCAAGCGGGCGGCAGGCGCGGCGAGCGCCGCCAAGGCCCCCGCTGCCAAGGCTGTCGCCACCGCGCAGAACGCCGAGCCCCAGCTCGTACAGCTGCTGACGCCCGAAGGGGAACGGGTCAGCGCCGCAGACAATCCCGATGCTGCGGAGTTCCTGTCCTTCGTCGAGGACATCACCACCGAGGACCTGCGCGGGCTCTACCGCGACATGGTCCTGACCCGCCGTTTCGACGGCGAGGCGACGGCCCTGCAGCGTCAGGGCGAGCTGGGTCTGTGGGCCTCGCTGCTCGGCCAGGAAGCCGCCCAGATCGGCTCCGGCCGCGCGCTGCGCGACGACGACTACGTGTTCCCGACGTACCGCGAGCACGGTGTGGCCTGGTGCCGCGGCGTGGACCCGACGAACCTGCTCGGCATGTTCCGCGGCGTGAACCACGGCGGCTGGGACCCGAACACCAACAACTTCCACCTGTACACGATCGTCATCGGCTCGCAGACGCTGCACGCGACCGGTTACGCGATGGGTGTGGCCAAGGACGGCGCGGACTCCGCGGTCATCGCCTACTTCGGCGACGGCGCGTCCAGCCAGGGCGACGTCGCCGAGGCGTTCACCTTCTCGGCCGTCTACAACTCCCCCGTGGTGTTCTTCTGCCAGAACAACCAGTGGGCGATCTCCGAGCCGACCGAGCGCCAGATGCGCGTGCCGCTCTACCAGCGCGCCCAGGGCTTCGGCTTCCCGGGCATCCGCGTGGACGGCAACGACGTCCTGGCCTGCCTCGCGGTCACCCGCTGGGCGCTGGAGCGGGCGCGCCGCGGCGAGGGCCCGACCCTGGTCGAGGCGTTCACGTACCGCATGGCTGCGCACACCACCTCCGACGACCCGACCAAGTACCGGCGGGACGAGGAGACGGCGTCCTGGGAGGCGAAGGACCCGATCCTGCGCCTGAAGACCTACCTGCTGGCCAGCGGCGGCGCCGACGAGGCGTTCTTCGAGGCCCTGGAGGCCGAGAGCGAGACGCTGGGCAAGCGGGTGCGCGAGGTCGTGCGCGCCATGCCCGACCCCGACACCATGGCGATCTTCGAGAACGTCTACGCGGACGGGCACGCGCTCGTCGACGAGGAGCGCGCCCAGTTCGCCGCCTACCTCGCGTCCTTCGAGGAGGGTCACTGA